In a single window of the Jiangella alba genome:
- a CDS encoding ABC transporter ATP-binding protein: MSQRESSTVADRSAHLAGAEGAVLRADEVVAGYVEGVNILTGCDLYCQQGEIVGIIGPNGAGKSTLLKALFGLVGVRSGTVQLKGEDITNLQANQLVSRGVSFVPQTNNVFPGLTVEENLEMGVYQAPKTFADRFAFVTDLFPALGDRRKQRAGSLSGGERQMVAMGRALMADPSVILLDEPSAGLSPVLQDEVFIRTREINKAGVSVVIVEQNARRCLQICHRGYVLDQGRNAYTGTGRELINDPKVIELYLGSLARA; encoded by the coding sequence ATGAGCCAGCGCGAGAGCAGCACCGTCGCCGACCGCTCGGCCCACCTGGCCGGCGCCGAGGGCGCCGTCCTACGCGCCGACGAGGTCGTCGCCGGGTACGTCGAGGGCGTCAACATCCTCACCGGCTGCGACCTCTACTGCCAGCAGGGCGAGATCGTCGGCATCATCGGGCCCAACGGCGCCGGCAAGTCGACGCTGCTCAAGGCGCTGTTCGGGCTGGTGGGGGTGCGTTCGGGCACGGTGCAGCTCAAGGGCGAGGACATCACCAACCTGCAGGCCAACCAGCTGGTGTCGCGCGGCGTCAGCTTCGTCCCGCAGACGAACAACGTCTTCCCCGGCCTGACCGTCGAGGAGAACCTCGAGATGGGCGTCTACCAGGCGCCGAAGACGTTCGCCGACCGGTTCGCCTTCGTCACCGACCTCTTCCCCGCCCTCGGCGACCGCCGCAAGCAGCGGGCCGGCTCGCTGTCCGGCGGCGAGCGGCAGATGGTGGCGATGGGCCGCGCCCTCATGGCCGACCCCAGCGTCATCCTGCTCGACGAGCCCTCCGCCGGCCTCTCCCCCGTCCTCCAGGACGAGGTGTTCATCCGCACCCGCGAGATCAACAAGGCCGGCGTCTCCGTCGTCATCGTCGAGCAGAACGCCCGGCGCTGCCTGCAGATCTGCCACCGCGGCTACGTACTCGACCAGGGCCGCAACGCCTACACCGGCACCGGGCGCGAGCTGATCAACGACCCCAAGGTGATCGAGCTCTACCTCGGGTCGTTGGCCCGCGCCTGA
- a CDS encoding branched-chain amino acid ABC transporter permease, with translation MDWGNILELSLRELIGVQAIVFALAAIGINVQFGYTGLLNFGQAAFAAVGGYGIAVIVTTYEMSFWLGLVVAIGGAIVLALLLGIPTLRLRADYLAIVTIAASEIVRLVGRSASGRDVFGGSDGITGFSKTFYDLNPFTEPLEFGPFEFRERVLWVLAVGWVLVAICTLAVWLLMRSPWGRVLKGIREDEDAVRSLGKNVYAYKMQSLVIGGVMGSLAGVVYSLFQGAMQPDVYATNFTFFAYAILILGGAATVFGPVLGAAIVWFAFQFIDLALRGAIQEGYIPDWLMDSNDTGAVRFMLTGVVLVLLLVFRPQGILGDRREIALDAR, from the coding sequence ATGGACTGGGGAAACATCCTCGAGCTGTCGCTGCGCGAGCTGATCGGCGTCCAGGCGATCGTGTTCGCCCTCGCCGCCATCGGCATCAACGTGCAGTTCGGCTACACCGGCCTGCTGAACTTCGGCCAGGCCGCGTTCGCCGCCGTCGGCGGCTACGGCATCGCCGTCATCGTCACCACCTACGAGATGTCGTTCTGGCTCGGCCTGGTGGTCGCCATCGGCGGCGCGATCGTCCTGGCGCTGCTGCTGGGCATCCCGACGCTGCGGCTGCGGGCCGACTACCTCGCCATCGTCACCATCGCCGCCTCCGAGATCGTCCGCCTGGTCGGACGTTCGGCGTCGGGCCGCGACGTCTTCGGCGGCTCCGACGGCATCACCGGCTTCAGCAAGACGTTCTACGACCTCAACCCGTTCACCGAGCCGCTGGAGTTCGGCCCGTTCGAGTTCCGCGAGCGGGTGCTGTGGGTGCTCGCCGTCGGCTGGGTGCTGGTGGCCATCTGCACGCTGGCCGTCTGGCTGCTCATGCGCAGCCCGTGGGGCCGCGTGCTCAAGGGCATCCGCGAGGACGAGGACGCCGTGCGCAGCCTCGGCAAGAACGTCTACGCCTACAAGATGCAGTCGCTGGTCATCGGCGGCGTCATGGGGTCGCTGGCCGGCGTCGTCTACTCGCTGTTCCAGGGCGCGATGCAGCCCGACGTGTACGCCACCAACTTCACCTTCTTCGCCTACGCCATCCTCATCCTGGGCGGCGCGGCGACGGTGTTCGGCCCGGTGCTGGGTGCGGCGATCGTCTGGTTCGCGTTCCAGTTCATCGACCTCGCCCTGCGCGGAGCCATCCAGGAGGGGTACATCCCGGACTGGCTGATGGATTCCAACGACACCGGCGCCGTACGATTCATGTTGACCGGCGTCGTCCTGGTGCTCCTGCTGGTGTTCCGCCCGCAAGGCATTCTCGGCGACCGGAGGGAGATCGCGCTCGATGCCCGCTGA
- a CDS encoding ABC transporter ATP-binding protein has translation MPADDDQRTPTSLTAKREAAVAALADVAREPGAKKPDPILIADGVKRHFGGLLAVDVDHVEVQRGSITALIGPNGAGKTTFFNLLTGFDRPNSGSWSFNGRSLHGTPPFKVARAGMVRTFQLTKALSKLTVIENMRLGATGQRGETFWRALLPFTWRSQEQEITGRADDLLARFKLDTKRDDFAGSLSGGQRKLLEMARALMVGPELVMLDEPMAGVNPALTQSLLEHVSNLREQGMTVLFVEHDMDMVRDIADWVVVMGQGKILAEGPPDTVMADPRVIDAYLGAHHDQSLAELEEQLETGALAEQVAVELGQEPAAETVVPEGAAETKDGR, from the coding sequence ATGCCCGCTGACGACGACCAGAGGACCCCGACGTCCCTGACGGCCAAGCGCGAGGCGGCGGTCGCCGCCCTCGCCGACGTGGCCCGCGAGCCCGGTGCCAAGAAGCCCGACCCGATCCTCATCGCCGACGGCGTCAAGCGGCACTTCGGCGGCCTGCTCGCCGTCGACGTCGACCACGTCGAGGTGCAGCGCGGCTCCATCACCGCGCTCATCGGGCCCAACGGCGCCGGCAAGACGACGTTCTTCAACCTGCTCACCGGGTTCGACCGCCCCAACTCCGGGTCGTGGTCGTTCAACGGCCGGTCGCTGCACGGCACGCCGCCGTTCAAGGTGGCGCGCGCCGGCATGGTGCGCACGTTCCAGCTGACCAAGGCGCTGTCGAAGCTGACGGTCATCGAGAACATGCGGCTGGGCGCCACCGGGCAGCGCGGCGAGACGTTCTGGCGGGCGCTGCTGCCGTTCACCTGGCGCTCCCAGGAGCAGGAGATCACCGGCCGCGCCGACGACCTGCTGGCCCGGTTCAAGCTCGACACCAAGCGCGACGACTTCGCCGGCTCGCTCTCCGGCGGCCAGCGCAAGCTGCTCGAGATGGCCCGCGCGCTCATGGTCGGGCCGGAGCTCGTCATGCTCGACGAGCCGATGGCGGGCGTGAACCCGGCACTCACCCAGTCGCTGCTCGAACACGTCTCCAACCTGCGCGAGCAGGGCATGACCGTCCTGTTCGTCGAGCACGACATGGACATGGTCCGCGACATCGCCGACTGGGTGGTCGTCATGGGCCAGGGCAAGATCCTCGCCGAGGGCCCGCCCGACACCGTCATGGCCGACCCCCGCGTCATCGACGCCTACCTCGGCGCCCACCACGACCAGTCGCTGGCCGAGCTCGAGGAGCAGCTCGAGACCGGCGCCCTGGCCGAGCAGGTGGCCGTCGAGCTCGGTCAGGAACCGGCGGCCGAGACCGTGGTGCCCGAAGGCGCCGCCGAGACGAAGGACGGACGATGA